A segment of the Pseudoalteromonas sp. DL-6 genome:
TATGGCGCTAATTGTTGGTTAAGAGTCGATAAACGCTCTGGTGTGCCTATATCGTCCCATTGGCCAATATAGAGTTCAGTGGAGACTAAATGTTCATTTAATTTTTCACGCAGTAAAGGCCCTAACGGGCGGATACCTAGGGCCAGCCCTTCAAAGAAATCAGCCTGGTAACGGCCAATTCCAGAAAATGTATAGCGCTGTTCACTATTAGGTAAGTGGCTTAGGGTAAAATCACCCTCTGGGTTATGCGCAGGATTTTCAACCAATACAATGTGCGCTTCTTTTGGCTGTAAATGCAGCTGCATTAATGCACTAATATCGTAGTCGCTGTAAACATCACCATTAATAACAATAAATGACTCACCTAATAAAGGAAGTGCTTGAATAATACCGCCTGCAGTTTCAAGCCCGCCAGTCACCTCTTGGCTATAGGTTATGGTTACCCCCCATGCACTGCCATCTGCAAAATAGGCTTTTATTTTATCTCCTTGCCACGCAAGGTTAATCACAATTTGGCTAATGCCAGCCGCTTTTAAGCGCATAATATGATGTTCAATAAGTGGCTTACCTGCCACACATAACATAGGTTTTGGCAGCTGTGCGGTGAGCGGCATCATACGTTTACCGCGTCCAGCAGCTAAAATCATCGCCTTCATAATTGTTCCTCTTTTAACCGCTGCTGTACTTTTAGTATCACGTAATTTTTTATCCAATCTGATAAGCCGCAAAGCTCCGGATATTGTGCCGCTACCTCTATTACGTATTCAAGCGTAGGAAGTATATTCGCTAAGTAACCTTTTTTGCCATCACGTAGGTACAAGCGACAAAAAATACCCGCCGCTTTTAAATGGCGCTGCAAGCCGGTTAAATCAAACCAATACTTAAATTGTGCAAATGACTCATTAGTTATTAAGCCTTGGCGCTTAAATTCGTCATAGCCAAACTCAAGTAAGTGAGTAAGCTCGTCATTAGGCAACTTAAAGTAACAATCTCTTAAAAGCGAGACCAAGTCATAACATAATGGGCCTTGTACCGCGTCTTGATAATCAATAATTGCCCATTGCTGCTCGCAACGCATAATATTACGACTATGGTAATCACGGTGCATAGTCACTATAGGTTGTTCAAGCAGTGTATTGATTAACAGCGTAGTGCTTGTTTGCCAAATATTTTGTTGCTCAGTGCTGAGCTCTGCACTAATAAAATCATTAACTAACCAATTTTTAAAAATATCCAACTCAAGTGCAATAAAATCACTGTCGTACGGGTTCATTGCCGGTGCTTTTGGCGTTTTAGACCACTTGGCACTTAAACTGATCAGCTGCTGGTAATACTCACTGCGATTGGCATCATCAAGCAAGTCAGCTAAATGGGTGCTGCCCAAATCACTTAAAATAAAAAAACCTTGTTGCTCGTCACTATAAATAATGGATGGTAATAAAAAACCCTGCTCAGAAAACACCTTATTTAATGCAATATAAGGGACGTTGTTAACTTTTTTTGGATCGGAGTCCATCACAATAAAGCTTTTATTTTCAGCATTTAATCTGTAGTAACGGCGAAAACTGGCATCTGCGGTTATTGCATTAAGCGCGCAGGATTGCTCACTAAAGTGAGTATTAATAAACTGTTGTAAACTCTCAAAGCGTGTCATTTTATAAGCTATCTATTTTTCACTAATTACTTTGCCATTGTTTTCCTTTATTATGTATAGCTTGTAACTAATCACAGAGCATAAAGGTCGATAAATGAGCAAAACCTGGGGCATTTTGATGCTAAGCGTACTGAGCGCACCATCGCTTGCCGAAACTGAACTGACACACAATTTTTGTGGCACTTCAATGCAAACCAGAGCTTGGCAACCGCTAGCTGGCCTTGAGCTTGGAACGGTTGATATCAGCGCTGATGACGTTGAGCTTTTAGGCACACAAAGCGCTGAATTTACTGGCAATGTTGATATTAACACCGTTAACATGAGTTTGTCCGCACAATCAGCACTGATTGATAAACAACGCGGCCTACTCAATGCTACCGGCCCAATTACCTACCGCGATTATGTAAGCCACGTACAAAGTGCGGGCTTAAACGCTGATTTAAACAACTCATCATTTAGCTTATTAGGCGCACAATACAGCCTAACACAACAGCAAGGCAAAGGCGGTGCGGAAAAACTCACCATTGATGAGTCTGGCTTAATGCTGATGAATGCAAGCTTTACTGCTTGTCCTGGAAATACGCCAGTGTGGGCTATTGAAGCTGATGAGATTAATTTATCTCGTGAAGAGGGCTGGGGCGAGACCTACAATGCGGTGCTACGTATTTTAGACACGCCAGTACTCTATTTACCTTATTTTACTTTCCCACTTGATGAGCGCCGTAAATCAGGTTTATTAACGCCCAGCTTTTCAAGTTCAGATCGCTATGGGTTAGAAACAATTACGCCTTACTATTGGAACATTGCTCCAAACTATGATGCAACCATTACCCCGCGTTATATGTCACGCAAGGGGCTACAGTTACAAACTGAATTTAGATATTTAACCCCAGAGCACCAAGGCCTAGTGGCTGTAGAATACCTAAATAAAGATGATTCAGAGCCAGAGCTAGACGAGCGTTTCTTGTTTCATTGGCAACAAAAAAGCTATATAGGCGAAGACTGGCGAGCCAGTATTGATATTACCAATGTCAGTGATGATAACTACCTGACTGATTTAAACTCAACCTATGCAAGTAAAACCGATACTCAGCTTTATCGTACCGGCTCACTGACTCATATGGGCGAGATGTGGCGTACCGATATAAAAATACAAAACTTTGAAGTACTCGGTGACCACCTAGAATCATATACAGCCTTACCTCAAGTTAGCTTTACACAAACTACGCCGTGGAAAATTGATTACTTCGATTTTAGTGTTTCAGGCGAGCTAAGCCACTTTACTAATAGCTCAGCGGTGATTGACCAAGCAACTCGCGTTCATATAGAACCTAAAGCACGCTTTGATTACAAAGAATATGCCTGGTCGTTTTTATCTGAAGTAAGCTTGCTACAAACTAACTATAAACAAGACGGCGACTTACAAGGCACTCAATATAGCGAGACTGTCTCGCGTACATTGCCAAAAGTGCGCTTATATTCTCAGCTTAACTTTGAGCGTGATACCTCAATTTTTATCGACGATGGTATTCAAACCTTAGAACCACAAATTCAGTATTTATATACACCTAATAAAGATCAGTCTGATATTGGCTTGTACGATACCACTAAATTACAAGACGACTTTTTTGGCTTATTTAGAGATGCGCGTTTTTCAAGTGTTGACCGAATTGCCGCTGCGAATCAGTTTACGCTTGGGGCAACCACCCGTTTATTTGATAATAAAAATGAAGAAGTATTTAACTTCAGCGCAGGCCAAATATTTTATTTAAGTGACTCAGCCAAGCCCACAGAGCAAGGGCTTAACAGCGACAGTAACTACAATGCCTTGTTTGCAGCGCAAACCATGTTACATTGGCACCGCCGCTGGTATTTATCCGGTGGTATTCAGTACGACACGGATGGCAAGCAAATTATCCAGTCAAATTTAACCTTAGACTATAAAGGTGACGATAATCAGCTGGTTCAATTGAACCATCGCTATGCAAATGATGTCTCAGGAAATACAATCGAACAAGCGGGCTTATTTACAAGCATCCCTATTAGTGACGAATGGCAATTTATTGCAAGTTACCATCGCGATCTTGATAATAACCGCAGTATTGAAGTATTTAGTGGATTACAGTATGAATCGTGCTGTTGGGCGTTCCAAATTACTGGCCATCGTCAAATTGAAACTGATTTAAATCAGTCAATTGGGCAACCCCAAGCCACTTTTGATTCGAGCATTCGTTTGAATTTTGTATTAAAAGGGCTTGGTAGTAAAAGCCGTTATGATGCTCAAAAATTATTACAACAAGGTATTTTTGGTTATCGTAGGCCGTATTTTCTTAATGACTAAACTGCATTTTGTATAGTAAAAATTTACAAATAACTATATCAATCTAGCCGCATTTAGCATTACAACAGTACTATTAGTAAGAGTAGTAAAAAGAATATGAATTTAAAAAAATTATTAACATCAGCAGTTTTAACGTTTAGCTTATGCCAAAGTGCATTCGCCGCTCCGGTCGAAATAGACAAAGTAATTGGTATTGTAAACCAAGGCGTTATTTTAAAAAGTGAAGTTGACACCATTGTTGATCGTGTTAAAAAACAAGCAGAAGAACAAGACCAACAGCTGCCAAAAGACGAAACACTTCGTGTACAAGCAATTGAGCGCTTAGTTAATCAAACACTAATGATGCAAATGGCTGAGCG
Coding sequences within it:
- the murU gene encoding N-acetylmuramate alpha-1-phosphate uridylyltransferase MurU, translating into MKAMILAAGRGKRMMPLTAQLPKPMLCVAGKPLIEHHIMRLKAAGISQIVINLAWQGDKIKAYFADGSAWGVTITYSQEVTGGLETAGGIIQALPLLGESFIVINGDVYSDYDISALMQLHLQPKEAHIVLVENPAHNPEGDFTLSHLPNSEQRYTFSGIGRYQADFFEGLALGIRPLGPLLREKLNEHLVSTELYIGQWDDIGTPERLSTLNQQLAP
- a CDS encoding phosphotransferase, which codes for MTRFESLQQFINTHFSEQSCALNAITADASFRRYYRLNAENKSFIVMDSDPKKVNNVPYIALNKVFSEQGFLLPSIIYSDEQQGFFILSDLGSTHLADLLDDANRSEYYQQLISLSAKWSKTPKAPAMNPYDSDFIALELDIFKNWLVNDFISAELSTEQQNIWQTSTTLLINTLLEQPIVTMHRDYHSRNIMRCEQQWAIIDYQDAVQGPLCYDLVSLLRDCYFKLPNDELTHLLEFGYDEFKRQGLITNESFAQFKYWFDLTGLQRHLKAAGIFCRLYLRDGKKGYLANILPTLEYVIEVAAQYPELCGLSDWIKNYVILKVQQRLKEEQL
- the lptD gene encoding LPS assembly protein LptD, translated to MSKTWGILMLSVLSAPSLAETELTHNFCGTSMQTRAWQPLAGLELGTVDISADDVELLGTQSAEFTGNVDINTVNMSLSAQSALIDKQRGLLNATGPITYRDYVSHVQSAGLNADLNNSSFSLLGAQYSLTQQQGKGGAEKLTIDESGLMLMNASFTACPGNTPVWAIEADEINLSREEGWGETYNAVLRILDTPVLYLPYFTFPLDERRKSGLLTPSFSSSDRYGLETITPYYWNIAPNYDATITPRYMSRKGLQLQTEFRYLTPEHQGLVAVEYLNKDDSEPELDERFLFHWQQKSYIGEDWRASIDITNVSDDNYLTDLNSTYASKTDTQLYRTGSLTHMGEMWRTDIKIQNFEVLGDHLESYTALPQVSFTQTTPWKIDYFDFSVSGELSHFTNSSAVIDQATRVHIEPKARFDYKEYAWSFLSEVSLLQTNYKQDGDLQGTQYSETVSRTLPKVRLYSQLNFERDTSIFIDDGIQTLEPQIQYLYTPNKDQSDIGLYDTTKLQDDFFGLFRDARFSSVDRIAAANQFTLGATTRLFDNKNEEVFNFSAGQIFYLSDSAKPTEQGLNSDSNYNALFAAQTMLHWHRRWYLSGGIQYDTDGKQIIQSNLTLDYKGDDNQLVQLNHRYANDVSGNTIEQAGLFTSIPISDEWQFIASYHRDLDNNRSIEVFSGLQYESCCWAFQITGHRQIETDLNQSIGQPQATFDSSIRLNFVLKGLGSKSRYDAQKLLQQGIFGYRRPYFLND